The genome window CCCAAGGTCGTCCTCCGACGACCTCGACAGGGCCCTCGAGCCCCCGGCGCTCTCGAGCCGACTCTCCGAGGGCCACGTGTCTGCTGCGACAGACACCAACCATTCTCTTCCTCCACGGGCGGGCCTCTCGCCATGTGGGCTTTTCGAAACTGGGACTGACCTGTGACGCAATTGGTTCAACGAACGGCCCTGATCACCGGCATCACGGGGCAGGACGGCTACTACCTGACCCGTCTCCTGCTGGAGAAGGGATACACCGTGCACGGCATCGTCCGCCGCGCCAGCACGATGAACAGGACGCGGATCGATCAGCTCAAGCTGGAGATGCCGGATGCCGCCGCTCGCGTCATCCTCCACTACGGCGACCTCACGGACGCCGCCAGCTTGCACCGGCTCGTCGACGAGATCGCGCCTGACGAGATCTACAACCTGGCCGCCCAGAGCCACGTCCGGGTTTCGTTCGACACGCCGCTCTACACCCAGCAGGTCAACGCGGACGGAGCGCTGAACGTGCTGGAATCGGCCCGGGTCCTCAATAACCGCAAGCCGGTGCGAGTGTACCAGGCGTCGACCAGTGAAATGTTCGGGGGTATGCCGGGAACGGTGCCGCAGTCGGAGGCAACGCCGTTTCATCCCCGCAGTCCCTACGGCTGCGCCAAGGTGGCGGCGTTCTACTACACGGTCCATTACCGGGAGTCGTGTGGTTTGTTCGCCTGCAACGGGATCCTGTTCAATCACGAGTCGCCGATGCGCGGCGAGACGTTCGTCACCCGAAAGATCACGCTGGCAGCGACCCGGATCAAAATGGGGCTGCAGTCCACACTCCGCATGGGGAACCTGAAGGCGGAACGCGACTGGGGATTCGCCGGCGACTACGTCGAGGCGATGTGGCGAATGCTCCAGCAGCCTCAGCCGGACGACTTCGTGATCTCCACGGGCCAGATGCATTCCGTCGAGGAGTTTCTCGTCGCGGTCTTCACCCGCCTGGAACTCGACTGGCGCGAGTACGTGCAGATTGACCCTCAGTACTTCCGCGCTACCGAGGTCGAGCAGCTCTGCGGGGACTCCCGAAAGGCACGGGAGCTCCTTGGCTGGCAACCCCGTACGAGTTTCACGCAGCTCGTCGACCTGATGGTCGCGCACGACCTGCGCTTGGCCAAACAGGAGCGGGATCTGGCCGGGCTGGCCTCGCGCTCCGTGTAACCCGGACCGGTTCCCATCGATCGACGGACGACTTCCCGTGGACAGCATCTTGCCGCAACCCGATCTTTTGGAGCCAGGCCCGTCTCTTGAGGGGCTGCGGGTTCTCCACGTGGTGGACAACCTGAAGCTGGGGGGGACGCAGGCCCTGGGCCTGCGGATGCTGACCTGGTTGAGCCAGGCCGGATGTCAGGTGAAGCTGTGCGTCCTGTCGAGATCGCCCCGTGACCATCAGTGGCCCTGGCTTCCCGACGTCGTCGATCTCGACTTCTCCGGCGACTACCGCGTTCCGTTCGCCCTGAGCCGCTGTGCCGGGAAGTTTCGAGAGGTCGTCGAAGACTTTCATCCGGATCTCATTCACTCCTACCTCTGGACATCGGATGTCGTCGCCGCCCTGAGCAACCGGGGGGCTCGGCTGCCGCATGTGGTCCATATTGTGGACCGGCGCTCCTGGCAGGCGTCGCGAGCGATCAAGGCCCGGATCCGGCAATGGATGACGCGGCGGGCCTTCGCTCGCTCGCAGCCCCGGTTTCTCGCGGTCTCAGCGGCGGCGGGGGACTTCGCCGTGGAGCACCTGCGTCTCGACCCCGGCCGTGTCGGCGTGGCCTACAACAGCATCGACGTCGAAGGCTACGACGGCGTCGGCCCCAGCGCCTGGATCGAAAAAAGCGACCGGCCGCTGACCCTGGGAATCGCCAGCCGCATCGAGCCGGAGAAGGGGCATGCCATCCTTCTGGACGCGCTCAGCCGCGTCGCCGACAGGGGGAACATCCGTCTGCGGATCGCGGGAGAAGGTTCCTCCCGTCCGATGCTGGAGCAGCAGGTGCAGCGTCTCGGCCTGTGCGAAGTGGTCCAGTTCATCGGGTGGGCCGAGTCCTTCCAGAAGTTCATGGGCGAGATCGATGTCTTCGTCGTTCCATCCGTCGACTCGGAAGGCCTGCCGACGACGATCCTGGAAGCGATGGCCAGCCGGCGCCTCGTGATCGCAACGGACGTAGGGGGAGCCCGGGAGGCGATCCGGAACCGGGTCGACGGGTTGATGGTTCCGCCGGGCTCGGCCCCGGAGTTTGCCGCGGCGATTGAAGCGGTCGTCAACGATCGACCGGCCGTGCGGCGGATGATCGAGAGCGCCCGAACGCGGGTGGCCCGCGATTTCTCGACCACAAAGATGATGCAGACCGTGGTGGAGAGCTACCGCGCGGCGATCGCCGAACGTCAGCCCATGGGGGTGGCCCCATGATCGCCGACGTCGTCGTCACGGGCGCGGGGGGGATGATTGGCCGCGAGCTCTGCAAGGCTCTGGCACGCAAGGCGGCGAAGGTGACCGCCGTTTCCCGCCAAGAGGTCTCGCTTCCCGGCTGCGACGGACGGGTCGCCGATCTGCGCTCGCCGGACTCCCTGCACGGCCTCCTGCGGCCGGGAACCGTGGTGTTTCACCTCGCGGGTCGCACCAGCGTGGCCGGCTCGGTCCACGATCCCTGCGGGGATTTCGAGCACAACGTGGCCGCGACGGTCCAGGTCCTGAACGCGTCGGTGGCCGTGGGGGCTCGGGTGATCCTGGCCTCTTCCGCGGCGGTCTTCCAGCCGGGGCAGCCCCTCCCGCTCTCCGAAACCGCCCTCAAACGGCCGACATCGCCTTATGGCGCGGCCAAACTGTCGTGCGAGAACTACGCACAAGCCTTTCACGCGAGCCGGGGGCTCGATGTCCGCGTAGCGCGGCTGTTCAACGTGTACGGCCCGAACATGCGGAAGTTCGCCATCGTCGACTTCTTCCGGAAGCTGCAGGCCAATCCCCATTCGCTGGAGATCCTGGGGGATGGGGAACAGCTCCGCGACTACCTCTACATCGACGATACGATCGCCGCTCTGATGGCCGTCGCCGAACGTGGAGTTCCGGGCCAGGACTACAACATCGCCTCGGGACAGCCGACGCGACTGGTCGACCTTGCGAAGCTGGTCGCCGACGTCATGGGACTGAGCGACGTCCGGCTGACCGTGACCCGGAAGTCGTTTCCCGGGGACATCCCCCAGTGGTATGCCGACATCCGCAGGATTCGCGGCCTCGGTTTCGAGGCGCAAGTCCCATTGAGGGAAGGACTGGTCAGGACGATCGAGGGGCTGCGTCGCCATGAGTTCGACCAACCCGCTCCGGGTTCACGGTGAATCGGCCGGGCCATGACCTTGAGTCTCTCCACAGACATCGACACGCCGCCAGTTCCCGAACGGGAGCTTCCTGCGGAAACGGTGCCCACCTCCCCAAGCAATGCTGGGCCGATCCTCCGTCCCCGGTCCTACTACCCGGCGCTCGACGGAGTCCGAGGGCTCTCCATCCTGGGAGTGCTCCTCTTTCACTTCTACGGACACTACCACGCCCTGGCGGCGACCTTGCCCAAGCCGCTGGCTTACGTGTGCCGCCTCGGACAGACCGGCGTCGACTGCTTCTTTGTTCTCTCCGGATTCCTGATCACCGGAATTCTCCTCGATACCCGCAAACAGACGCATCGCGCCCGGAACTTCTACGCCCGGCGGGCGCTGCGGATCTTTCCGATCTATTTCCTGACCGTCCTCGTCGTCTACGGTCTCTTTCCCGGGTTCTTCGGCACCCGCTATCTGGTGCCCTACCAGCTCTGGTTGTGGACGTACACGCAGAACATCGGGACCACGTTCCACTGGTGTCCGGATTTCGGCCACTTCTGGTCCCTCGCCGTCGAGGAACAGTTCTACCTGGTGTGGCCGCCGCTCGTCTGGTTCCTGCGGACCGAGAAGAAGGTCGCTGCGCTGTGTCTGGCGACCATTGCGCTTGCGCTCGGCACGCGAGGAGTCTTCGCCGCCTTCGACCAGTTCCCGGCTCAGTTCACGCTCTGCCGGGTTGACGAACTGGCGTTCGGAGGACTGCTGGCCGTCATCGGCCGTCGGGTCACATCCCGCGCTCAGTGGACCGCCGCCACGCTGGGGATGGTCGCCGTCATCCTGTTGTTGGCCGTCCCCTTGTATTTCCTGGAGAGCGGAAAGGGCTCGCCGCTCGTTCAGGTCGTGAAGTTCGATATGCGGGCGGGCCTGTTTGCCGCGGCCATCGCCGTCGTCGTCGGCGCCACGTCCACAACGTGGTGGAATCGCCTGTTGATGGTCGGGCCCCTCGTCTGGTGCGGACATCACAGCTACGCGATGTACGTCTTTCACCCGTTCATCATGTCGGCCTGCGAGAAGGTCCCGGTTCCGGGGAGTACCGTGACCGCGGATGTCGGTCGAATGAGCCTGGCCACGGTCATCACATTGGGGATGGCCTGGTTGAGCTGGCGATTCGTCGAAGCCCCCTTCTTGAAACTGAAACGTCACTTTCTTGAATAGCAGCCCGACCGACCGCGGACGTGAGCTGGTTCTGCCGCCAGGCGATTCTGTATGGAAGTGAACACGAGATCGCCTGGCCTCGATGGCCCCCATGAATCCGATGGCTACCCGCAGGGCCTCGCAACGACCGGCACCGCCCCGCGCGTTTCGGTCGTGATCACGACGCGGAACCGCCGGGAAGAACTCCGGCGGGCCTTGCGGTCCTGCGTGCTGCTGACGGGCCTCGAATACGAGGTCCTCGTGTTCGACGACGCCTCCGACGATGCCACGTCCGACATGGTCGCTCGAGAGTTCCCGGGCGTCCGGTTGATCCGGCATGAAACGCGCCAGGGATACATCCGGCTGCGAAACGAAGGCTTTGTCGAGAGTCGAGGCGAGTTTGTCGTCTCAATCGACGACGACGCCGAGTTCACCGATCCGGCAACGCTTGCCCGGATCGCGACGTTGTTTCACAGCTACCCGCAAGCGGCCGCTCTCGCCCTCCCCTTCGTCGAGCCGCAGCGGCCAGAGGGTTCGGGAGGGATGCGGCCTGTCGCGGCGGGGACTCCGCTGCGGAACTACATCGGCTGCGCTCACGCCATTCGGCGGTCCCTCGCCTTGGAATGCGGAGGCTATCCCGAACTGCTCGTCCATCAGGGGGAGGAACGGGACCTGTGCATCCGACTGCTGGACCGCAGTCACCAGATCCTGTTCGCAGACACCGGCCCCATCGTCCATCACGCCAGTCCGAATCGATCGGCGGCCCGATTGAACTACTACGGCTATCGGAACACGATCCTCTTCTGCTGGATGCGGTTCCCCTTTCCCTATTGTCTGGGCCGGATCGGAATCTCCTCGGTGCAACTCCTTCTCCACAAGTTCCGCTGGAGCCGCTTCCCCTCCCAGGTGGCGCTGATCGGGGCGGGATACCTCGCCTGCCTCAAAAATTTCTCCGCCCGCCGACCGGTCTCAATCGACGCCTACCGTCGCTTCCGCTCGCTCCCTTCCCATGGCCCGCTCGCCGCGACAGAAATCGCTCTGCCCAGCGCGGGTGGTCCCCAGATGTAGCGATCCCGCGAGGGAGCAAGCGCGAGGCATGGCGGCCTCAGCGGCGAGCCGCCACCTCGACTTCAGACGGGACGCACAGGTGGATGACGTCCGCTGAAAAGGGGGCGGCATCCACGGGCATCCATCGTTTCAATCACGGAATCAAGCAAAGGACACTCGTCCCTTGGATATGAGTACTCGTCCCCAAACGCCGCGCCTCGAACCGGGGCCATGCGCCGCGCCCTCCGGATCCACATTGAACCGTCGTGAAAGTCCGTCGTTGGTCTCCGATTTTCGTCATCCGATCGTGTTCGACCGCTTCCACCGTCCGCAACCGTGGGGCGGACGCGAGATGGCTGAGCTGTTCGGACAGAAGTTGCCGCGCGCTTGTCCGTATGGCGAGTTCTGGGAGATCAGCGGCCTGCCCCAGCACCCCAGCCGGGTCCTCAGCGGGCCGCACGCGGGCGTCACGTTGCCGGAACTCTGGAGTCAGAGCGCTCGTCAGTTGACGGGGGACGACGGCCCGCACGAGGAGGACTTTCCGCTGCTGCTCAAGTGGCTGGAATGCAGGGACTTCGTATCCCTTCAGGTCCATCCCGACGATGGGCTCGCCCGGCAGATCACGAGCGAACGCCGCGGAAAATCGGAGGCCAGCGTCGTCGTCGCAGCCGGGCCCACCTCGCGGGTCTACGCGGGTCTCAAGAAGGGCGTGACCCCGCGGCAATTCGCGGCCAGCCTGGAGCAGGGCCGGGTGCTCGAGTGTCTTCACTCCTTCACGCCGCGCGTGGGAGATTGCATCTCGATTCCCGCCGGAACAGTGCACGCGACCGGAGGAGGCCTGATCGTCGCCGAAGTCCAGCAGGCCAGCGACGCGACGTTTCGCCTTCACGACTGGGGGCGGATGGGACTCGACGGCCAGCCGCGCCCGCTGCAGATTCCCGAGGCGTTGCAGGCGATCAACTGGGACCAGGAGCCGGTGGAGCCGACCGTGCCCCGGCGACTGCCCGACTCCGGTGACGGGGTCGAGATGGAGCGTCTGCTCGCGACACCCCATTTCCGGCTGGATCGCTATCGCGTCTCGCGGTTGTGGCCGTCCGTCCATGTGGGCGAACTGACGATGTGGATGGTGCTCGACGGAGAGGCCGAACTTCAGACGGCGGACGGCGAGTTCCGTCAGTCGCTCAGACGGGGATCGTCGGTAATGATTCCTGCGGAGGCCCGGGATCCGGTCTGGACGCCGGTTCAACCGCGGGGATCGGTTACGTTGCTCTGCGTCCGCATCGGCAGCGGCGAGTCTTAATACCAGCGGGCTGTCGCGATGGGCTCAACCGCGGAACGCCTTCATGCGGCGTCCCGGCGTTCTGAAAGACGGGCGGCCAGATTCCAAGTCCGCCGGAGCGGCCGACGTCGCCGTCCGTGAACGCCGTTCGGCATGGCGCCGCTTTCACCGCCCGGCGGCCTTCTTTTCCGCGGTCGCCACTTTACCGGTTCAACAGGTAGTTGAACTGGAGCATGTTGAGCGCCGCGTTCGTGATCTCTTCTGCGATCGTGTACTGGACGATGATCATGTCGTCCGGCTGGATCAGGACGCGCTCGCTGCTGTCCGTAATCGCCTTTCGCAGGTCGACGCGGATGGCGATCGTCTGACCGTTGCAGGTCTTGCGGACGATGATCGCCCGAGACGGGCCGACCGCTCCCCCCCCGCCGCCGTTGCCGCGGAACGCTCCTCCCTGCTGACCGATTGACATGACGCCGGTCTGGCCCTGTCCAGCGTTGCCGCCCGCCATCGAGATGGCCTGCATGATGTCGATGTCGTAGTCGCGGGGAATCAGGTGATCGGAGCCGGGGATCGCTCCTCCGGTGTAGAACTTCTCGCTGTCGCGGGAGGCGATGTACACGATGTCGCCGTCGTTCAGGATGATGTCCCGCTCGGCGAACGTCGGCGGGGTTTCCGGGTAGTAGCGGAGCGGGATCCGGACGACGTTGGGCGCGTCGGGCAGGATCGGCGGGCATTCGCAGGGCTGGCGGCTCGCGGCGATCTGCGCCACGAGCAGGTCGTGCTTGGCCGCATCCTGGTCGCCGCCGCGGATGATGATGACTTCGTTCTCCGCGTCGAGACCGGGGAGGCCGCCGGTCTTGTTGAGGGCGTGCAGGACGTCGTTCTCGTAGGCGGGGAGGTCGAGCGTCTCACCCGTCCCGCGCTTGGCGCTCGCGAGTCCCGGAACGAGGGTTCCCCCCGCCTCTTCGCGGATGACCATGACCCGGAACTGCCGGGGCCGCTGCAGGGTGACGATGATCCGGTCCTTCCCTTCGGGGAGGATCCGCTGCGTCTTCGTGTAGGCGGTCCGGATCGCTTCCGTCGCCTGGGCCAGCGTCATGCCGTCCACGCTGATCGGCTCGACCAGCGGCAGGGAGAGCGTGCCATCTTCGCGGATCGGGATCGGAAAGCCGATCGACGGGGCCCGCGTGCCGTCCTCGGGATAGAAGACCGGCGGGGCTTCATCGGGCTGGCCGAGGACGTTCTCAATGTAGATCCCGAGAACGTCGTTCGCCCCGAGCTTGTAGATCGGTGGAGGGGTCTGCCGGAGGCGGGCCATCGAGATGTCGAGCATGTCCGACCGGGGACGCCCCAGGAGGGCGCGGGGGACACGGTAGGCGGGGATCGACGGAATCCCCTTCAGGCAGTCGAGAGTCGTGCAGCCGGGAGCCAGGAGCAGGGCGGCGACGAGGCATACGAGCCCGCCGATCGACCGGCTCGCGGTCCGGCCCGGGCGGCTGGGACCGTTCCGGTCGCGACCCGACACGGCGGGAGCGGAGATGCTCACGTTCATTGCGTTCGACTCGATGGCGAAATCGTTCCGACCCATGGCACGATCTCTCACTTCCGTTTTGACGTTGGTGCGGGCGATGACGGGCAATCCACGCTTCCGGCGGTTGTCGGGGGAGAGGGGCGAACGCCCAGGCGGCTACTGGAATTCCAGCCGCGGGACTTCGGCCCCCGAAACGGGAGGCGGCAGGAAGGCGGCCGGGGCCAGCTCCGGGAGCGGCGTCGTCTCGATCGGGCCGGCGGGATACCCCGCCTGGGCCGGCATGCCGGCGGGCATGGCCTGCGGGGCGCGGATCTGGATCGTATTGACGCCGACCATGTCGTCTCCGTGAGCCATGGCGACTCCCGCCGAATAGCCGGCGTACCACGCACAGTTCTTTTCCTCCGGCGAGCAGTGATCCAGCCACGAGTGGCTGTGACACTTCGGAGGGACCATGATCGGCGGGCAGCCGGTCTTCCCGTTCAGGATGTCGGTGTAGCCCGCTTCGAAGCCTTCTTTGAAGGTATGCGGGCAGGCGATTCGCTGGTGATGCTGGGCCGCCCGGTAGTCCTTGTAGGCCCAGTGAGCCATCATGTGGTTCCGAAACTGCATTTCGGATTCCTGGATCTCGTCGCGAATGGCGTAAAAACATCCGGAGGCTGACGTCATCAACACCATGCCGACGATCGCGTTTCGGATTTTCATGTCAGTCGCTCGCAACAAGTCCCGACGCGGATGACGGACTGGCCTGACTCTCGGGGCCGATCGCCTCGGGAACGCTTTGGTGCTCCCCGCGCCGCACTCTGCCGAAGTTCAGGACTTCGAACGGATCGGTGCTCCGCGATGGAACGACGGTCCGGATTCGGCGCGACGCCGCTCTCGTTTCTTCGGCAGAGCCGGCAAAGTCGCGCCAGACGAACAGACCGTCACGAGCGGAATTTTCGACGTAATCGGAAAAGTCGCCCCATTTCGCCATGGCGGTGATCGGTTCCGCCTCGGGCGCGCCGCGAAGCAGGCCGTTTCAGACCGGCAGATCCCGCTTCACGGATCGCCCCGCTCCGGGTGCTCCCGGAGGAGAGGCGTTTGTCCCCCGAGCGATCAACGCCTGCCGATGGAACCGGAGCGGCCTTGCGGGGGATCGTTCACCGAAGCCGTTCAGCGGACGCACGTGGTGGACAAGGGGCCGCGGCCTTGATGCAATCCCCCTTCGTGCTCCATTGCCTCCTGTTTGCCGTCCTTGTTCAAAACACGTCGAGTTCGTATGTCCACGTCCCGTGAATCACTCACCCAGGCGTTCCAGAACAAGTCCGCCGTGATCGGCGTCATCGGCCTGGGGTATGTCGGGCTGCCGCTGCTGGACGCCTTCATTTCGAAAGGCTTTCGCTGCGTCGGCTTCGACGTCGACGCGAAGAAGGTGACGGAGCTCAACGCCGGGCGGAGCTACATCAAGCACGTCTCGTCGGAGAAAGTCGGCGGCTGGCGGGAGGCGAAGAAGTTCGAGGCGACGGCCGACCTGTCCCGTCTCAAGGAGCCGGACGCCCTCATCATCTGCGTGCCGACCCCCCTGACCGACTCCCGTGATCCGGACCTGTCGTTCGTCGAAGGGACCGCCCGGTCGATCGCGGCCGCCCTCCGGCCGGGGCAGCTCGTCGTCCTTGAGAGCACAACCTATCCGACGACGACGCGGGACGTCGTGCTCCCGATCCTCGAAGAAGGAGGCCTCGTCTGCGGGCGGGACTTCTTCCTGGCGTTCAGCCCCGAGCGCGAAGATCCCGGGAACGCCAAGTATTCGGCGGCTGGCATCCCCAAGGTCGTGGGGGGGATGGACCCGGCGGCACTCGAACTGGCGGCGGCGATGTACGCCCAGGCGGTCGTCTCCGTCGTGCCGGTGTCGAGCCCGGAAATCGCCGAGGCGTGCAAGATCCTCGAGAACACCTACCGGGCGGTGAACATCGCCCTCGTCAACGAGCTCAAGACTCTCTTCGACCGGATGGGGATCGACGTCTGGGAAGTGATCGACGCCGCCAAGACGAAGCCGTTCGGCTTCTCTGCCTTCTACCCCGGCCCCGGACTGGGGGGGCACTGCATCCCGATCGATCCCTTCTACCTCACGTGGCTGGCCCGCAAGTACTCAATGACGACGCGGTTCATCGAGCTTGCCGGCGAGGTCAACGCCCGGATGCCCGAGTACGTCGTGATGCGGCTGATGGAGTTTCTCAACGAGCTCGGAAAGCCGATCCGCGGAAGCCGGATCTGCCTGCTGGGGGTCGCGTACAAGAAGGACATCGACGATCCGCGGGAGAGCCCGTCGTTCGTCCTGATGGAGCTCCTCCTGGCGCGGGGGGCGACGCTGACCTACAACGACCCGCACGTCCCCAAGCTGCCGAAGATGCGGCATCACCCCTCGCTGCCGGAGATGGCCAGCCAGGAGCTGACGCCCGAATTCCTCGCCAGCCAGGACTGCGTGCTGATCGCCACCGACCACTCGGCCTACGATTACGCCGAGATCGTCCGGCACGCCCGGCTGGTCCTCGACACGCGGAACGCGACGAGCAAGGTGACTGCGGGGCGGGAGAAGATCCGCAAGGCCTGACGTGGAGAGTGGGCGTCAGGGACGAGTGACAAGGGCACGGACGGGGCGGGAGAGAGTTGGACCAGGCGCTCTACATCATCGGGGACATTCACGGCTGCAGCCGCGCGTTCGAACGGATCCTGGAGGAGTGCAGCCCGACGGCGGGCGACACGGTAATCCTCTTGGGGGACGTAATCGACCGCGGACCGGACAGCCGCGGCGTCCTGCGGCGGATCGTCGAGCTCGAACAGACGTGCGCGACGCACCTGATCCTCGGGAACCATGAGGAGATGCTCCTGAGCGCCCTCCACGGCTACCAGACGCAGGGTTGGCTGCGGCACGGCGGCATCGAGACGCTCGAGTCCTACGGCGGCCAGTTCAGCGACATCCCCGACGCGCACCTGGAGCTGCTTCACGATGCCCTCCCCTGGTGGGAGGGGCCGACGGAGATCTGCATTCACGCCAACCTCGAGCCCGGGGTGCCGTTGGCGGAACAGGACAGCGACTGGCTGCGGTGGAAGAAGTTCACCGGCCGCGAACCGCCGCACCCCTCCGGCAAGCGGATCGTCTGTGGCCATACAATCTGCCCTGGCGGAGTCCCGTTCGTCCGCAACGGCTGGATCTGCCTCGACACACAGGCCTACCGGGGCGGGTTCCTGACCTGCCTGGCGGCCCACACCGGCGAGATTCTTCAAGCGAGCGAAACGGGACGCTTCCGCCGCGGGGCGTTCCTCTCGGACCTGGAGTAAGATTGAGGGGCGGCTCGCCCCCACTCCATCGATCGATGAGCACCGTACCGCCACCGCCGCCCTCCTCGAACGCCCCCCGGCCGGCCGTCAAGTCGAGCTGGCGGCGGCGTCTCGCCCTAGTCGCGGTCGGGCTCCTGATGGCGTTCGTCTTTCGAGCTTCCATCCTCACCGGCCTCGCCCGGCCGCTGGTCTACCCGGAGGCGGAGCGACCGGCCGACACGATCGTCATCGTCGGAGGGGACAACGCCGCGGAACGGGCCGCCCGGTCGATCCTCGAGAAGGAGGCCGCGCGGATCCTGGTGGCGACCAATCCCCCCACCGAGTGG of Planctomyces sp. SH-PL14 contains these proteins:
- the gmd gene encoding GDP-mannose 4,6-dehydratase, with product MVQRTALITGITGQDGYYLTRLLLEKGYTVHGIVRRASTMNRTRIDQLKLEMPDAAARVILHYGDLTDAASLHRLVDEIAPDEIYNLAAQSHVRVSFDTPLYTQQVNADGALNVLESARVLNNRKPVRVYQASTSEMFGGMPGTVPQSEATPFHPRSPYGCAKVAAFYYTVHYRESCGLFACNGILFNHESPMRGETFVTRKITLAATRIKMGLQSTLRMGNLKAERDWGFAGDYVEAMWRMLQQPQPDDFVISTGQMHSVEEFLVAVFTRLELDWREYVQIDPQYFRATEVEQLCGDSRKARELLGWQPRTSFTQLVDLMVAHDLRLAKQERDLAGLASRSV
- a CDS encoding glycosyltransferase family 4 protein → MPQPDLLEPGPSLEGLRVLHVVDNLKLGGTQALGLRMLTWLSQAGCQVKLCVLSRSPRDHQWPWLPDVVDLDFSGDYRVPFALSRCAGKFREVVEDFHPDLIHSYLWTSDVVAALSNRGARLPHVVHIVDRRSWQASRAIKARIRQWMTRRAFARSQPRFLAVSAAAGDFAVEHLRLDPGRVGVAYNSIDVEGYDGVGPSAWIEKSDRPLTLGIASRIEPEKGHAILLDALSRVADRGNIRLRIAGEGSSRPMLEQQVQRLGLCEVVQFIGWAESFQKFMGEIDVFVVPSVDSEGLPTTILEAMASRRLVIATDVGGAREAIRNRVDGLMVPPGSAPEFAAAIEAVVNDRPAVRRMIESARTRVARDFSTTKMMQTVVESYRAAIAERQPMGVAP
- a CDS encoding NAD-dependent epimerase/dehydratase family protein, with the translated sequence MIADVVVTGAGGMIGRELCKALARKAAKVTAVSRQEVSLPGCDGRVADLRSPDSLHGLLRPGTVVFHLAGRTSVAGSVHDPCGDFEHNVAATVQVLNASVAVGARVILASSAAVFQPGQPLPLSETALKRPTSPYGAAKLSCENYAQAFHASRGLDVRVARLFNVYGPNMRKFAIVDFFRKLQANPHSLEILGDGEQLRDYLYIDDTIAALMAVAERGVPGQDYNIASGQPTRLVDLAKLVADVMGLSDVRLTVTRKSFPGDIPQWYADIRRIRGLGFEAQVPLREGLVRTIEGLRRHEFDQPAPGSR
- a CDS encoding acyltransferase family protein, yielding MPTSPSNAGPILRPRSYYPALDGVRGLSILGVLLFHFYGHYHALAATLPKPLAYVCRLGQTGVDCFFVLSGFLITGILLDTRKQTHRARNFYARRALRIFPIYFLTVLVVYGLFPGFFGTRYLVPYQLWLWTYTQNIGTTFHWCPDFGHFWSLAVEEQFYLVWPPLVWFLRTEKKVAALCLATIALALGTRGVFAAFDQFPAQFTLCRVDELAFGGLLAVIGRRVTSRAQWTAATLGMVAVILLLAVPLYFLESGKGSPLVQVVKFDMRAGLFAAAIAVVVGATSTTWWNRLLMVGPLVWCGHHSYAMYVFHPFIMSACEKVPVPGSTVTADVGRMSLATVITLGMAWLSWRFVEAPFLKLKRHFLE
- a CDS encoding glycosyltransferase family 2 protein; its protein translation is MEVNTRSPGLDGPHESDGYPQGLATTGTAPRVSVVITTRNRREELRRALRSCVLLTGLEYEVLVFDDASDDATSDMVAREFPGVRLIRHETRQGYIRLRNEGFVESRGEFVVSIDDDAEFTDPATLARIATLFHSYPQAAALALPFVEPQRPEGSGGMRPVAAGTPLRNYIGCAHAIRRSLALECGGYPELLVHQGEERDLCIRLLDRSHQILFADTGPIVHHASPNRSAARLNYYGYRNTILFCWMRFPFPYCLGRIGISSVQLLLHKFRWSRFPSQVALIGAGYLACLKNFSARRPVSIDAYRRFRSLPSHGPLAATEIALPSAGGPQM
- a CDS encoding type I phosphomannose isomerase catalytic subunit, coding for MSTRPQTPRLEPGPCAAPSGSTLNRRESPSLVSDFRHPIVFDRFHRPQPWGGREMAELFGQKLPRACPYGEFWEISGLPQHPSRVLSGPHAGVTLPELWSQSARQLTGDDGPHEEDFPLLLKWLECRDFVSLQVHPDDGLARQITSERRGKSEASVVVAAGPTSRVYAGLKKGVTPRQFAASLEQGRVLECLHSFTPRVGDCISIPAGTVHATGGGLIVAEVQQASDATFRLHDWGRMGLDGQPRPLQIPEALQAINWDQEPVEPTVPRRLPDSGDGVEMERLLATPHFRLDRYRVSRLWPSVHVGELTMWMVLDGEAELQTADGEFRQSLRRGSSVMIPAEARDPVWTPVQPRGSVTLLCVRIGSGES
- a CDS encoding polysaccharide biosynthesis/export family protein gives rise to the protein MGRNDFAIESNAMNVSISAPAVSGRDRNGPSRPGRTASRSIGGLVCLVAALLLAPGCTTLDCLKGIPSIPAYRVPRALLGRPRSDMLDISMARLRQTPPPIYKLGANDVLGIYIENVLGQPDEAPPVFYPEDGTRAPSIGFPIPIREDGTLSLPLVEPISVDGMTLAQATEAIRTAYTKTQRILPEGKDRIIVTLQRPRQFRVMVIREEAGGTLVPGLASAKRGTGETLDLPAYENDVLHALNKTGGLPGLDAENEVIIIRGGDQDAAKHDLLVAQIAASRQPCECPPILPDAPNVVRIPLRYYPETPPTFAERDIILNDGDIVYIASRDSEKFYTGGAIPGSDHLIPRDYDIDIMQAISMAGGNAGQGQTGVMSIGQQGGAFRGNGGGGGAVGPSRAIIVRKTCNGQTIAIRVDLRKAITDSSERVLIQPDDMIIVQYTIAEEITNAALNMLQFNYLLNR
- a CDS encoding nucleotide sugar dehydrogenase, with the protein product MSTSRESLTQAFQNKSAVIGVIGLGYVGLPLLDAFISKGFRCVGFDVDAKKVTELNAGRSYIKHVSSEKVGGWREAKKFEATADLSRLKEPDALIICVPTPLTDSRDPDLSFVEGTARSIAAALRPGQLVVLESTTYPTTTRDVVLPILEEGGLVCGRDFFLAFSPEREDPGNAKYSAAGIPKVVGGMDPAALELAAAMYAQAVVSVVPVSSPEIAEACKILENTYRAVNIALVNELKTLFDRMGIDVWEVIDAAKTKPFGFSAFYPGPGLGGHCIPIDPFYLTWLARKYSMTTRFIELAGEVNARMPEYVVMRLMEFLNELGKPIRGSRICLLGVAYKKDIDDPRESPSFVLMELLLARGATLTYNDPHVPKLPKMRHHPSLPEMASQELTPEFLASQDCVLIATDHSAYDYAEIVRHARLVLDTRNATSKVTAGREKIRKA
- a CDS encoding metallophosphoesterase family protein → MDQALYIIGDIHGCSRAFERILEECSPTAGDTVILLGDVIDRGPDSRGVLRRIVELEQTCATHLILGNHEEMLLSALHGYQTQGWLRHGGIETLESYGGQFSDIPDAHLELLHDALPWWEGPTEICIHANLEPGVPLAEQDSDWLRWKKFTGREPPHPSGKRIVCGHTICPGGVPFVRNGWICLDTQAYRGGFLTCLAAHTGEILQASETGRFRRGAFLSDLE